A single Pseudomonas putida DNA region contains:
- a CDS encoding response regulator, whose product MTKPDHILIVDDDPEIRQLLSTYLDEAGYRTSVAAEGREMRKRLEEHRVDLVVLDLMLPGEDGLSLCRELRVRSNIPVIMLTARGTLVDRIVGLEMGADDYLGKPFDPRELLARIKVVLRRTQSFPERARLDEAGRLRFAGWSLDTATRQLRSPAGLVISLGNSDYRLLRLLLQHPNRALSRDFLLNHVFDREREPFDRSIDVCVSRVRQHLGDDPRNPTLIRTVRNEGYMLTVDAVLSE is encoded by the coding sequence ATGACCAAACCCGACCACATCCTCATCGTCGACGACGACCCCGAGATCCGTCAGTTGCTCTCCACCTACCTGGATGAAGCCGGCTACCGCACCTCGGTGGCGGCCGAGGGTCGCGAGATGCGCAAGCGCCTGGAAGAACACCGGGTCGACCTGGTGGTGCTCGACTTGATGCTGCCCGGCGAGGACGGCCTGAGCCTGTGCCGCGAGCTGCGCGTGCGCAGCAACATCCCGGTGATCATGCTGACCGCCCGCGGCACCCTGGTGGACCGCATCGTCGGCCTGGAGATGGGCGCCGACGATTACCTCGGCAAGCCATTCGACCCACGTGAGCTGCTGGCGCGGATCAAGGTGGTGCTGCGCCGCACCCAGAGCTTCCCCGAGCGTGCCCGGCTCGACGAAGCCGGCCGGTTGCGCTTCGCCGGCTGGAGCCTGGACACCGCCACGCGCCAGTTGCGCTCGCCCGCGGGCCTGGTGATCAGCCTGGGCAATTCCGACTACCGCCTGCTGCGCCTGCTGCTGCAGCACCCCAACCGCGCGCTGAGCCGCGACTTCCTGCTCAACCACGTGTTCGACCGTGAGCGCGAGCCGTTCGATCGCAGCATCGACGTGTGCGTCAGCCGCGTGCGCCAGCACCTGGGTGACGACCCGCGCAACCCGACCTTGATCCGCACCGTGCGCAACGAGGGCTACATGCTCACCGTCGACGCAGTGCTCAGCGAATGA
- a CDS encoding TonB-dependent receptor, whose product MPLASLQRLPATLAPAFGLVIGACAASAFADNQALDLPATQVNGKQDRYKVDSVTSSKITTPLLDAPQSISVVPRAVLDEQNAQSLQDVLRNVPGITFMSGEGNLGWGDLFSIRGFAAEQSMTVDGVRDAGMASRNDTFNLEQAEVYKGTGSVESGVSAVGGSVNLVSKRAHLGDAGKLSAGIGTDNYKRLTADINRQLNDTTAVRINLMKHYNAVAERDEVDYDRWGFATSFGFGLGTDTRLWLDAFYQKDKNTPDGGVPIQRGTNGKRMPGVSRDAWYGDSSLYTQRSETRSLTGLFEHDFSDDLTLRNQLRWQQTDNWAVLSPARFIAADADGNKTCTGTRCASLGYVGVGGLSSINGINAYTDYANSSSGYGYLRGSDFGQSKRYEIIDNQTDLRFNLDTGGIHHEAVTGIELYRETYGGLHKTLDVPAGDMFFDLSDPSHHFASTSTDKGYGDPRSVVKDAALYVSDTMTLSPQWQLLTALRYDHWQVDTDRSTGSSSTRDDAFGGRLGLVYKPLPNGSIYVSYSQAAQPSAVGASTNNQIYGAASTEDYKPAVSKTYELGTKWELFDERVNLTAALFRTELEDSWEYTEGESAPVRSLPAKRVDGIELGLQGQLTERWSAYAGFAAMKSRQTKGDNKGEEAKNVPDLTANLWTTYDLTDQLSVSYGADYVGRRRYSDNKYVGGLNNNSSYANGSAGVYTIYTRDHEKAPSYWLHSLAARYKVDSQTTVNLNVSNLFNKFYYSRVGASLDGFQLYGIPGAGRTLTASVDYSF is encoded by the coding sequence ATGCCCCTCGCGTCCCTTCAGCGGCTGCCTGCGACCCTCGCGCCGGCCTTCGGCCTGGTGATCGGTGCCTGCGCAGCTTCTGCTTTTGCCGACAACCAGGCCCTCGACCTGCCCGCGACCCAGGTGAACGGTAAACAGGACCGCTACAAGGTCGACAGCGTGACCTCGAGCAAGATCACCACGCCGCTGCTGGACGCACCACAGAGCATCAGTGTAGTGCCACGCGCCGTGCTCGATGAGCAGAACGCCCAGAGCCTGCAGGACGTGCTGCGCAATGTGCCGGGCATCACGTTCATGTCTGGCGAGGGCAACCTGGGCTGGGGCGACCTGTTCTCCATCCGTGGCTTCGCCGCCGAGCAGAGCATGACCGTCGACGGTGTGCGCGACGCCGGCATGGCCAGCCGCAACGACACCTTCAACCTGGAACAGGCCGAGGTATACAAGGGCACGGGCTCGGTGGAGTCGGGCGTGTCCGCCGTCGGCGGCAGCGTCAACCTGGTCAGCAAGCGTGCGCACCTGGGCGATGCCGGCAAGCTCTCGGCCGGTATCGGCACCGACAACTACAAGCGCCTGACCGCCGACATCAACCGCCAGCTCAACGACACCACCGCCGTGCGCATCAACCTGATGAAGCACTACAACGCCGTGGCCGAGCGCGACGAGGTGGACTACGACCGCTGGGGCTTCGCCACGTCGTTCGGCTTTGGCCTGGGCACCGACACCCGGCTGTGGCTCGACGCCTTCTACCAGAAAGACAAGAACACCCCCGACGGTGGCGTGCCGATCCAGCGCGGCACCAACGGCAAGCGCATGCCCGGGGTGTCCCGCGACGCCTGGTATGGCGATTCCAGCCTTTACACCCAGCGCAGCGAAACCCGCTCGCTGACCGGCCTGTTCGAGCACGACTTCAGCGACGACCTGACCCTGCGCAACCAGCTGCGCTGGCAGCAGACTGACAACTGGGCGGTGCTGTCGCCGGCGCGCTTCATCGCGGCCGACGCCGATGGCAACAAGACCTGCACCGGCACCCGCTGCGCCAGCCTGGGCTATGTCGGCGTCGGCGGGCTGAGCTCGATCAACGGCATCAACGCCTACACCGACTACGCCAACAGCAGCAGCGGTTACGGCTACCTGCGCGGCAGTGATTTCGGCCAGTCCAAGCGCTACGAGATCATCGACAACCAGACCGACCTGCGTTTCAACCTCGACACCGGTGGCATCCACCACGAGGCGGTGACCGGCATCGAGCTGTACCGCGAGACCTATGGCGGCTTGCACAAGACCCTGGACGTGCCGGCCGGCGACATGTTCTTCGACCTGTCCGACCCGTCGCACCATTTCGCTTCCACCAGCACCGACAAGGGCTACGGCGACCCGCGCAGCGTGGTCAAGGATGCCGCGCTGTACGTGTCCGACACCATGACCCTGAGCCCGCAATGGCAACTGCTTACGGCCCTGCGCTACGACCACTGGCAGGTCGACACCGATCGTTCGACTGGCAGCAGCAGTACCCGTGACGATGCCTTTGGCGGCCGCCTCGGCCTGGTCTACAAGCCGCTGCCCAATGGCAGCATCTACGTGTCCTACAGCCAGGCGGCGCAACCGTCGGCAGTGGGCGCCAGCACCAACAACCAGATCTACGGCGCGGCCAGCACCGAAGACTACAAACCGGCGGTGTCAAAAACCTACGAGCTGGGCACCAAGTGGGAGCTGTTCGACGAGCGCGTGAACCTCACCGCCGCGCTGTTCCGCACCGAGCTGGAAGACAGCTGGGAATACACCGAAGGCGAAAGCGCGCCGGTGCGTTCATTGCCGGCCAAGCGGGTGGACGGCATCGAACTGGGCCTGCAGGGCCAGCTTACCGAGCGTTGGTCGGCCTACGCCGGTTTCGCGGCAATGAAGAGCCGCCAGACCAAGGGCGACAACAAGGGCGAGGAGGCCAAGAACGTTCCCGACCTGACCGCCAACCTGTGGACCACCTACGACCTCACCGACCAGCTCAGCGTCAGTTACGGCGCCGACTATGTGGGCCGACGCCGCTACAGCGACAACAAATACGTCGGTGGCCTGAACAACAACAGCAGCTATGCCAACGGCTCGGCCGGGGTCTACACGATCTACACCCGTGACCACGAAAAGGCGCCGTCTTACTGGCTGCACAGCCTGGCCGCGCGCTACAAGGTCGACAGCCAGACCACGGTCAACCTCAACGTTTCCAACCTGTTCAACAAGTTCTACTACAGCCGTGTCGGCGCATCCCTCGATGGCTTCCAGCTGTACGGCATTCCGGGGGCCGGGCGCACCCTGACCGCCAGCGTGGACTACAGCTTCTGA